In Streptomyces sp. NBC_00569, a single genomic region encodes these proteins:
- the paaB gene encoding 1,2-phenylacetyl-CoA epoxidase subunit PaaB: MSDAKDWPLWEVFVRSRRGLSHTHAGSLHAPDAELALRNARDLYTRRGEGISIWVVPSTSITASSPDEKDPFFEPAADKPYRHPTFYEIPEGVKHL, from the coding sequence ATGAGCGACGCGAAGGACTGGCCGCTGTGGGAGGTATTCGTACGCTCCCGGCGTGGACTGTCGCACACCCACGCCGGAAGCCTGCACGCGCCGGACGCCGAGCTCGCCCTGCGTAACGCACGCGATCTGTACACCCGCCGCGGCGAAGGCATCTCGATCTGGGTCGTCCCGTCCACCTCGATCACCGCCTCCTCGCCCGACGAGAAGGACCCCTTCTTCGAACCCGCCGCCGACAAGCCCTACCGGCACCCGACGTTCTACGAGATCCCGGAAGGGGTGAAGCACCTGTGA
- a CDS encoding TetR/AcrR family transcriptional regulator yields the protein MTTARRDTYTPETLLSVAVQVFNERGYDGTSMEHLSKAAGISKSSIYHHVAGKEELLRRAVSRALDGLFGILGEEHARVGRAVERLEYVTRRMVQVLISELPYVTLLLRVRGNTDTERWAMERRREFDHQVAELLKAAAADGDVRGDIEVRLATRLVFGMINSIAEWYRPGGRGMDDREVADAVAQLIFGGLRKEG from the coding sequence ATGACCACCGCAAGGCGCGACACCTACACGCCCGAGACCCTCCTGTCGGTCGCCGTGCAGGTCTTCAACGAGCGTGGCTACGACGGCACGTCGATGGAGCATCTGTCCAAGGCGGCCGGTATCTCCAAGTCGTCGATCTACCACCACGTCGCCGGGAAGGAGGAGCTGCTGCGCCGTGCCGTCAGCCGTGCGCTCGACGGCCTCTTCGGGATCCTGGGCGAGGAGCACGCGCGCGTGGGCCGCGCCGTCGAGCGGCTGGAGTACGTCACCCGGCGCATGGTCCAGGTCCTGATATCCGAGCTGCCGTACGTGACCCTGCTGCTGCGCGTGCGCGGGAACACCGACACGGAGCGCTGGGCGATGGAGCGGCGCAGGGAGTTCGACCACCAGGTGGCCGAGCTCCTGAAGGCGGCCGCGGCCGACGGTGACGTGCGGGGCGACATCGAGGTGCGGCTCGCGACCCGCCTCGTGTTCGGCATGATCAATTCGATCGCGGAGTGGTACCGGCCGGGTGGCCGGGGCATGGACGACCGTGAAGTCGCCGACGCCGTCGCGCAGTTGATCTTCGGAGGGCTGCGCAAGGAGGGCTGA
- a CDS encoding DUF5819 family protein — protein MDAYDKGSTARRSDPEPRPDPLLSSAPDEVPEAGQVPDVGQEPESGPVPELDLPPPSFASPPLASPPSPPSAIPRIGLSALSLRYQIAAACALVVVALVACVHVAMVFLHVAPSNTVYKQYGRAVDGWIYPEFEQNWKLFAPNPLQQNIAVQARAEVRTADGGTRTTGWYDLSARDGADIDGNPLPSHTQQNELRRAWDFYVSAHDSENRPSGLRGQLSERYIRRIVVLRLSHEDGLTADGKTAAGKRPTLARVQVRSRTTNVAPPPWSDEKVDPKPLYREVPWWTVTVADRALDSNSNTNSQGQNGSSTRVRAAATDGTDAR, from the coding sequence ATGGACGCGTACGACAAGGGCTCGACCGCCCGGCGTTCCGACCCGGAGCCGCGGCCGGATCCTTTGCTGAGCTCTGCGCCGGACGAGGTACCTGAGGCAGGCCAGGTGCCTGACGTCGGCCAGGAACCTGAGTCCGGCCCAGTGCCTGAGCTGGATCTCCCGCCCCCATCCTTCGCCTCCCCACCCCTCGCATCTCCCCCCTCGCCCCCGTCTGCCATACCCCGCATAGGCCTGTCGGCCCTCTCCCTGCGCTACCAGATCGCCGCCGCCTGCGCGCTCGTCGTGGTCGCTCTCGTGGCGTGTGTGCACGTCGCGATGGTGTTCTTGCACGTCGCTCCGTCCAACACCGTCTACAAGCAGTACGGCCGGGCCGTCGACGGATGGATCTATCCGGAGTTCGAGCAGAACTGGAAACTGTTCGCGCCGAACCCGCTCCAGCAGAACATCGCCGTGCAGGCCCGCGCGGAGGTCCGTACGGCCGACGGCGGTACGCGTACGACCGGCTGGTACGACCTGTCGGCGCGGGACGGCGCCGACATCGACGGGAATCCGCTGCCCAGTCACACGCAGCAGAACGAGTTGCGCCGGGCCTGGGACTTCTATGTGTCCGCGCACGACAGTGAGAACCGCCCCAGCGGTCTGCGCGGCCAGCTCTCCGAGCGCTACATCCGCCGCATCGTGGTGCTGCGGCTGTCCCACGAGGACGGGCTGACGGCCGACGGCAAGACGGCCGCCGGCAAGCGGCCCACCCTCGCCCGCGTCCAGGTCCGCTCGCGGACCACCAACGTGGCGCCGCCCCCGTGGAGCGACGAGAAAGTGGATCCCAAGCCCCTCTACCGGGAGGTTCCCTGGTGGACGGTGACGGTCGCGGACAGGGCACTCGACAGCAACAGCAACACCAACAGCCAGGGCCAAAACGGCAGCAGCACGCGCGTGCGTGCTGCTGCCACTGACGGGACGGATGCCCGGTGA
- a CDS encoding HTTM domain-containing protein, with amino-acid sequence MNRIDRVTGFALGPYQSAVIRIGFSATWLLFLLREFPNRHELYGPDGPWSWDMAQQLIAGNGAFTALMWSDGRVWFEIVYAAAVVSSALLMLGWRTRTMSVLFMIGVLSLQNRSIFMGDGGDNVIHLMSIYLVFTRCGQVWSLDARRAARAREHFAREGDFGPPDVVGPVLWWLAGLGLSVITFMGVVSGGWLVVFWGLWAVQGLWWAVNRRDPYSEPRQLLDVIANLAHNAALLVIMAEACLIYATAGWYKIQGSRWQDGTAVYYPLHLDYFSPWPALGDLLASHGLMVMLVSYGTVVVQVAFPFTLFNRRVKNVLLVAMMCEHAAIAVLLGLPFFSLAMIAADAVFLPTPFLKRLGGWVARARGGVFSRTAGAPTVPGPRAAESPDQAHVGFTP; translated from the coding sequence GTGAACCGCATCGACCGCGTCACCGGGTTCGCCCTCGGCCCCTACCAGAGCGCAGTGATCCGAATCGGTTTCTCCGCGACCTGGCTGCTGTTCCTGTTGCGAGAGTTCCCCAATCGTCATGAGCTGTACGGTCCCGACGGGCCGTGGAGCTGGGACATGGCACAGCAGCTCATCGCCGGTAACGGCGCCTTCACCGCTCTGATGTGGTCGGACGGCCGCGTCTGGTTCGAGATCGTCTACGCCGCCGCGGTCGTGAGCAGCGCGCTTCTGATGCTGGGCTGGCGCACCCGGACCATGTCTGTCCTGTTCATGATCGGCGTGCTCTCGCTGCAGAACCGCAGCATCTTCATGGGCGACGGCGGCGACAACGTCATCCATCTGATGTCGATCTACCTGGTGTTCACACGGTGCGGGCAGGTCTGGTCGCTGGACGCGCGGCGAGCGGCACGCGCGCGTGAGCACTTTGCGCGTGAGGGCGACTTCGGGCCGCCCGACGTGGTGGGGCCGGTGCTGTGGTGGCTCGCGGGGCTCGGACTCTCCGTGATCACGTTCATGGGGGTCGTGAGCGGGGGCTGGCTGGTCGTGTTCTGGGGGCTGTGGGCCGTGCAGGGCCTGTGGTGGGCGGTGAACCGGAGGGACCCGTACAGCGAGCCCCGGCAGCTGCTCGACGTGATCGCGAACCTCGCGCACAACGCCGCGCTCCTCGTGATCATGGCGGAGGCGTGTCTGATCTACGCGACCGCCGGTTGGTACAAGATCCAGGGCAGTCGCTGGCAGGACGGGACGGCGGTCTACTACCCGCTCCACCTGGACTACTTCTCGCCCTGGCCGGCCCTCGGGGATCTGCTCGCCTCGCACGGGCTGATGGTGATGCTCGTGTCGTACGGGACGGTCGTCGTGCAGGTCGCCTTCCCGTTCACGCTGTTCAACCGGCGCGTCAAGAACGTCCTGCTGGTCGCCATGATGTGCGAGCACGCGGCGATCGCCGTGCTGCTCGGGCTGCCGTTCTTCTCGCTCGCGATGATCGCCGCCGACGCGGTGTTCCTGCCGACGCCGTTCCTGAAGCGACTGGGTGGATGGGTGGCACGCGCGCGTGGAGGCGTGTTCTCCCGTACGGCCGGTGCCCCTACGGTTCCGGGGCCTCGCGCCGCGGAGAGCCCCGACCAGGCCCACGTAGGCTTCACGCCATGA
- a CDS encoding TrmH family RNA methyltransferase, with protein sequence MSGADGAGVDVWRARAGTSVLLDGFHALKHALRFGARVPVALAADRAAALALAEELAPDVRDALDGLLVEVPQETLRALVPRLHPTGVAALAVRPDRAANLAAVAHLPRTAPVVVLDNPRNLGNAGAVIRLAAGFGATGVVMTGSLDPWHPTVVRGGAGLHFATAVERLAVEELPPGPVYALDPEGEDIRGTVLPDDALLAFGSERSGLSPELRARADHLVSLPMRAQVSSYNLATSVGMTLFHWSTCGTPGGPAGRPAA encoded by the coding sequence ATGAGCGGGGCGGATGGTGCCGGCGTCGACGTATGGCGCGCCCGCGCCGGGACGTCCGTCCTCCTCGACGGGTTCCACGCGCTCAAGCACGCCCTGCGTTTCGGTGCGCGCGTGCCCGTGGCCCTGGCGGCCGATCGTGCCGCCGCGCTCGCCCTGGCCGAGGAGCTCGCCCCGGACGTGCGGGACGCCCTTGACGGGCTTTTGGTGGAGGTTCCGCAGGAGACGCTGCGTGCCCTCGTGCCGCGTCTGCATCCCACAGGGGTGGCCGCGCTGGCGGTGCGGCCCGACCGGGCGGCGAACCTGGCCGCCGTGGCGCACCTGCCGAGGACCGCGCCCGTCGTCGTCCTCGACAACCCCCGCAACCTCGGCAACGCGGGCGCCGTCATCCGCCTCGCCGCGGGCTTCGGGGCGACGGGCGTCGTCATGACCGGCAGCCTCGACCCCTGGCATCCGACTGTCGTACGCGGTGGTGCGGGCCTGCACTTCGCGACGGCGGTCGAGCGCCTGGCGGTGGAGGAACTGCCGCCGGGGCCCGTGTACGCGCTCGATCCGGAGGGCGAGGACATCCGGGGGACAGTGCTGCCGGACGACGCGCTGCTCGCCTTCGGCTCGGAGCGCAGCGGCCTGTCGCCCGAACTGCGCGCCCGAGCCGACCACTTGGTGTCGCTGCCGATGCGGGCGCAGGTCTCCAGCTACAACCTGGCGACGAGCGTCGGCATGACGCTCTTCCACTGGAGCACCTGTGGCACGCCGGGCGGTCCCGCGGGCCGCCCGGCTGCCTGA
- a CDS encoding 3-hydroxyacyl-CoA dehydrogenase: protein MTALEPGSPERLVGVVGTGTMGQGIAQVALTAGHPVRLYDAVPGRAREAADAIAARLDRLVDKGRLDAAERDAARARLSPAESLEEFAGAALVVEAVLERLDVKQQLFTDLEEIVGDDCLLATNTSSLSVTAVGGALRLPGRLVGLHFFNPAPLMPLVEVVSGAATDVTAATRAYETARAWGKTPVVCADTPGFIVNRIARPFYAEAFAVYEEQGAQPATIDAVLRECGGFKMGAFELTDLIGQDVNEAVTRSVWEAFFQDVKFRPSLAQRRLVEAGMHGRKTGRGWYAYADGEERPEPHTAQPAQAPAYVVAEGDLGPAAELLTLIREAGIPVREEDEDNGTRLVLPSGGQLALADGQTSVEYRDVIYFDLAFDYRAATRLALATSQEASPQTLREATGLFQAIGKDVSVIGDVPGMIVARTVARLIDLAHDAVAKGVATPEDIDTAMRLGVNYPLGPVEWSRKLGKNWAYSLLDDLHLRDPSGRYAPSLALYRHSYASDKREGSA, encoded by the coding sequence ATGACAGCACTCGAGCCCGGCAGCCCCGAACGCCTTGTGGGCGTGGTGGGTACCGGCACCATGGGCCAGGGCATCGCCCAGGTCGCCCTGACCGCCGGCCACCCCGTCCGGCTCTACGACGCCGTGCCGGGGCGCGCCCGGGAGGCTGCGGACGCCATCGCCGCACGCCTGGACCGTCTGGTCGACAAGGGCAGGCTCGACGCGGCCGAGCGCGACGCCGCCCGCGCGCGCCTGAGCCCCGCCGAGTCCCTCGAGGAGTTCGCGGGGGCGGCGCTCGTCGTCGAGGCCGTACTGGAGCGGCTCGACGTGAAACAGCAGCTGTTCACGGACCTGGAGGAGATCGTCGGGGACGACTGTCTGCTCGCGACCAACACCTCGTCCCTGTCCGTCACGGCCGTCGGCGGCGCGCTGCGCCTGCCGGGCCGCCTCGTCGGCCTGCACTTCTTCAACCCGGCGCCCCTGATGCCCTTGGTCGAGGTGGTCTCCGGCGCGGCGACCGACGTCACGGCGGCCACGCGCGCGTACGAGACGGCGCGTGCCTGGGGCAAGACGCCTGTCGTGTGCGCCGACACCCCCGGATTCATCGTCAACCGCATCGCGCGCCCCTTCTACGCCGAGGCGTTCGCGGTCTACGAGGAGCAGGGCGCCCAGCCCGCCACCATCGACGCCGTCCTGCGCGAGTGCGGCGGCTTCAAGATGGGCGCCTTCGAACTGACGGACCTCATCGGGCAGGACGTCAACGAAGCGGTCACCCGCTCCGTGTGGGAGGCCTTCTTCCAGGACGTGAAGTTCCGGCCGTCCCTCGCCCAGCGGCGCCTGGTCGAGGCCGGCATGCACGGCCGCAAGACAGGCCGCGGCTGGTACGCGTACGCGGACGGCGAGGAGCGCCCGGAGCCGCACACCGCGCAGCCCGCCCAGGCGCCCGCCTACGTCGTCGCCGAGGGCGACCTGGGGCCTGCCGCCGAGCTCCTCACCCTTATCCGCGAGGCCGGCATCCCGGTGCGTGAGGAGGACGAGGACAACGGCACGCGCCTGGTTCTTCCCAGCGGTGGCCAGCTCGCCCTCGCGGACGGCCAGACGTCCGTCGAGTACCGGGACGTCATCTACTTCGATCTCGCGTTCGACTACCGGGCCGCCACCCGCCTCGCTCTCGCGACCTCTCAGGAAGCGTCCCCGCAGACCCTGCGTGAGGCCACCGGGCTCTTCCAGGCCATCGGCAAGGACGTCAGTGTCATCGGGGACGTACCCGGCATGATCGTCGCCCGCACGGTCGCGCGGCTCATCGACCTGGCGCACGACGCCGTGGCCAAGGGAGTGGCCACTCCGGAGGACATCGACACGGCGATGCGCCTGGGCGTCAACTACCCGCTGGGGCCTGTCGAGTGGAGCAGGAAGCTCGGCAAGAACTGGGCGTACTCCCTCCTCGACGATCTGCACCTGCGCGACCCGTCGGGCCGTTACGCGCCCTCGCTCGCGCTCTACCGCCACTCGTACGCCTCCGACAAGCGGGAGGGCTCCGCATGA
- the paaA gene encoding 1,2-phenylacetyl-CoA epoxidase subunit PaaA, translating to MATAAAHQAARTQADHATSDATGTASGQEPGTAAYQTAFDTAVAAEERIEPRDWMPDAYRATLVRQIAQHAHSEIIGMQPEANWITRAPSLRRKAILMAKVQDEAGHGLYLYSAAETLGTGRDELLDKLHSGRQKYSSIFNYPTLTWADVGAIGWLVDGAAITNQVPLCRCSYGPYARAMVRICKEESFHQRQGYELLLALSRGTEAQHAMAQDAVDRWWWPSLMMFGPPDDESSHSAQSMEWKIKRHSNDELRQRFVDICVPQAESLGLTLPDPDLVWNEERGQHDFGAIDWTEFWEVLKGNGPCNEQRITQRRQAHDEGAWVREAAAAHAAKHSEAKHSGGQDSGANGKATA from the coding sequence ATGGCGACAGCAGCTGCGCACCAAGCGGCGCGGACACAGGCGGACCACGCCACGTCCGACGCCACCGGCACCGCCTCGGGCCAAGAGCCGGGCACCGCCGCGTATCAGACAGCGTTCGACACCGCCGTCGCGGCGGAGGAGCGCATCGAGCCCCGCGACTGGATGCCGGACGCCTATCGCGCGACGCTCGTGCGGCAGATCGCGCAGCACGCCCACTCCGAGATCATCGGCATGCAGCCGGAGGCCAACTGGATCACGCGCGCCCCCTCACTGCGACGCAAGGCGATCCTGATGGCCAAGGTCCAGGACGAGGCCGGCCACGGCCTGTACCTGTACAGCGCCGCCGAAACGCTCGGCACGGGCCGCGACGAGCTTCTCGACAAGCTGCACAGCGGCCGCCAGAAGTACTCGTCGATCTTCAACTACCCGACGCTGACCTGGGCGGACGTCGGCGCCATCGGCTGGCTCGTGGACGGCGCGGCGATCACGAACCAGGTCCCCCTGTGCCGCTGCTCGTACGGGCCGTACGCGCGCGCCATGGTGCGGATCTGCAAGGAGGAGTCCTTCCATCAGCGCCAGGGCTACGAGCTGCTCCTCGCCCTGAGCCGCGGCACCGAGGCCCAGCACGCCATGGCGCAGGACGCCGTCGACCGCTGGTGGTGGCCGTCCTTGATGATGTTCGGCCCTCCCGACGACGAGTCGTCGCACTCCGCGCAGTCGATGGAGTGGAAGATCAAGCGCCATTCGAACGACGAGCTGCGCCAGCGCTTCGTCGACATCTGCGTCCCGCAGGCCGAGTCCCTCGGGCTCACCCTCCCCGACCCGGACCTCGTGTGGAACGAGGAGCGCGGGCAGCACGACTTCGGAGCCATCGACTGGACGGAGTTCTGGGAGGTCCTCAAGGGCAACGGACCGTGCAACGAACAGCGGATCACCCAGCGCAGGCAGGCGCACGACGAGGGCGCCTGGGTCAGGGAAGCGGCCGCGGCCCACGCGGCGAAACACTCCGAGGCGAAGCACTCCGGGGGCCAAGACTCCGGGGCGAACGGGAAGGCGACGGCATGA
- the paaN gene encoding phenylacetic acid degradation protein PaaN codes for MAAEVTAHDLIAKHRPALDQALEAIRTRAYWSPHPEHPKAYGEHGSLSMPEGKAAFDALSGTRIDLGQPGTDDWVGGEISPYGVELGVTYPHPDLDVLLPAMRAGMRAWREAGAEARAAVCLEILARISARTHEFAHAVMHTSGQAFMMAFQAGGPHAQDRGLEAVAYAYVEQVRTPDAAEWTKPQGKRDPLVLGKQFTPVGRGIALLIGCNTFPTWNGYPGLFASLATGNPVLVKPHPRAVLPLALTVQVSREVLAEAGFDPNLVALAAEKPGEGIAKTIALRPEIKIIDYTGSTAFGDWLETHARQAQVYTEKAGVNTVVIDSTDRYKGMLANLAFSLSLYSGQMCTTPQNLLIPRDGIGTDEGPKTYDEVVTDIAAAVDGLLGDDARANALLGALVNPDVKSRLEAASGLGEVALASREISNPEFPGAVVRTPMIVKQDGARKFWDGADSESAYLSECFGPVSFAVAVDSTTDALDLLRRTVRDKGAMTVGAYTTSDEVTEAVEEVCLEECAQLSVNLTGGVYVNQTAAFSDFHGSGGNPAANAALCDGAFVSNRFRVVEVRKEA; via the coding sequence ATGGCCGCCGAAGTCACCGCGCACGACCTGATCGCCAAGCACCGACCCGCCCTTGACCAAGCGCTGGAAGCGATCCGCACGCGCGCGTACTGGTCGCCGCACCCCGAGCACCCCAAGGCCTACGGAGAGCACGGAAGCCTGAGCATGCCCGAGGGCAAGGCCGCCTTCGACGCGCTCTCCGGCACCCGGATCGACCTCGGCCAGCCCGGCACGGACGACTGGGTGGGCGGCGAGATCTCGCCGTACGGCGTCGAGTTGGGCGTGACCTACCCGCACCCCGACCTCGACGTCCTGCTCCCCGCGATGCGCGCGGGCATGCGCGCGTGGCGCGAGGCGGGCGCCGAGGCCCGCGCCGCCGTATGTCTGGAGATCCTGGCCCGGATCAGCGCGCGTACGCACGAGTTCGCGCACGCCGTGATGCACACCAGCGGCCAGGCCTTCATGATGGCGTTCCAGGCGGGCGGCCCGCACGCGCAGGACCGCGGGCTCGAAGCGGTGGCGTACGCGTACGTCGAGCAGGTACGCACACCGGACGCGGCGGAGTGGACCAAGCCGCAGGGCAAGCGCGACCCCCTCGTCCTCGGCAAGCAGTTCACGCCGGTCGGCCGCGGCATCGCGCTCCTCATCGGCTGCAACACGTTCCCCACGTGGAACGGATATCCGGGCCTCTTCGCCTCCCTCGCCACCGGCAATCCCGTCCTGGTGAAGCCCCACCCGCGCGCGGTGCTGCCCCTCGCCCTCACCGTCCAGGTCTCCCGCGAGGTCCTCGCCGAGGCCGGCTTCGACCCGAATCTGGTGGCGCTGGCCGCCGAGAAGCCAGGCGAAGGCATCGCCAAGACGATCGCCCTGCGCCCCGAGATCAAGATCATCGACTACACGGGCTCGACGGCGTTCGGCGACTGGCTGGAGACGCACGCCCGGCAGGCGCAGGTCTACACGGAGAAGGCCGGCGTCAACACGGTCGTCATCGACTCGACCGACCGGTACAAGGGAATGCTGGCGAACCTCGCGTTCTCCCTGTCCCTGTACAGCGGCCAGATGTGCACCACCCCGCAGAACCTGCTCATCCCCCGCGACGGCATCGGCACGGACGAGGGCCCCAAGACGTACGACGAGGTGGTCACCGACATCGCGGCCGCGGTCGACGGCCTCCTCGGCGACGACGCCCGGGCGAACGCGCTGCTCGGCGCCCTGGTGAACCCGGACGTGAAGTCCCGCCTGGAGGCCGCCTCCGGCCTCGGCGAAGTCGCCCTCGCCTCACGGGAGATCAGCAACCCGGAGTTCCCGGGGGCCGTCGTCCGTACGCCGATGATCGTCAAGCAGGACGGTGCGCGGAAGTTCTGGGACGGCGCCGACTCCGAGTCCGCCTACCTCAGCGAGTGCTTCGGCCCGGTCTCCTTCGCCGTCGCCGTCGACTCCACGACGGACGCGCTGGACCTGCTGCGGCGCACGGTGCGCGACAAGGGCGCGATGACGGTCGGCGCGTACACGACCTCCGACGAGGTCACCGAAGCCGTCGAAGAGGTCTGCCTCGAAGAGTGCGCCCAGCTGTCCGTCAACCTCACGGGCGGGGTGTACGTGAACCAGACGGCGGCGTTCTCGGACTTCCACGGTTCCGGCGGCAACCCCGCGGCCAACGCGGCGCTGTGCGACGGAGCGTTCGTGTCGAACCGCTTCCGGGTGGTGGAGGTGCGCAAGGAGGCCTGA
- the paaC gene encoding 1,2-phenylacetyl-CoA epoxidase subunit PaaC, translating into MTTSLNPASSAGAVTAAAALALGDDALVLSHRLGEWAGHAPVLEEEVALANIALDLLGQARVLLSLVGDEDELAYLREERAFRNVQLVEQPNGDFAHTIARQLYFSTYQRLLYGRLAGTDGPLAGLAAKAVKEVAYHQDHAEQWTVRLGDGTAESHDRMQRACDALWRHTGEMFQPVDGIDIDWPEMEASWTSSVSAVLERATLTVPEGPRTGAWSAGAGRQGLHTEPFGRMLAEMQHLHRSHPGASW; encoded by the coding sequence GTGACCACGTCCCTGAACCCCGCCTCTTCCGCCGGCGCCGTCACCGCTGCCGCGGCGCTGGCCCTGGGCGACGACGCGCTCGTGCTGTCGCACCGGCTGGGGGAGTGGGCCGGACACGCCCCGGTCCTCGAAGAAGAAGTCGCCCTGGCCAACATCGCGCTCGACCTCCTCGGCCAGGCCCGGGTCCTGCTCTCCCTCGTCGGCGATGAGGACGAGCTGGCCTACCTGCGCGAAGAACGCGCCTTCCGCAACGTCCAGTTGGTCGAACAGCCCAACGGCGACTTCGCCCACACCATCGCCCGCCAGCTGTACTTCTCCACGTACCAGCGCCTCCTGTACGGCCGCCTCGCCGGGACCGACGGACCGCTCGCCGGTCTCGCCGCCAAGGCGGTCAAGGAGGTCGCGTACCACCAGGACCACGCCGAGCAGTGGACCGTACGCCTCGGGGACGGCACCGCCGAAAGCCACGACCGGATGCAGCGGGCCTGCGACGCACTCTGGCGCCACACCGGAGAGATGTTCCAGCCGGTCGACGGCATCGACATCGACTGGCCGGAGATGGAGGCCAGTTGGACCTCGTCGGTCAGCGCCGTCCTGGAGCGGGCGACCCTGACCGTCCCGGAGGGACCGCGGACCGGGGCCTGGAGCGCCGGCGCCGGACGCCAGGGCCTGCACACGGAACCCTTCGGACGGATGCTCGCCGAGATGCAGCACCTCCACCGCAGCCACCCGG